A stretch of the Oxyura jamaicensis isolate SHBP4307 breed ruddy duck chromosome 4, BPBGC_Ojam_1.0, whole genome shotgun sequence genome encodes the following:
- the C1QTNF7 gene encoding complement C1q tumor necrosis factor-related protein 7: MFVLLYVTSFAIYTSEQPLQSQFKGENYYTRYICSIPGLPGPAGPPGANGSPGPHGRIGLPGRDGRDGRKGEKGEKGSAGLRGKTGPLGPAGEKGDQGQSGKKGPGGLAGAKGEVGPAGPPGPKGDKGDRGEPGAPGVCKCGQIVLKSAFSVGITTSYPEERLPIVFNKVLFNEGEHYNPSTGKFICAIPGIYYFSYDITLANKHLAIGLVHNGKYRIKTFDANTGNHDVASGSTVIYLQPEDEVWLEIFYADQNGLFSDPTWADSLFSGFLLYVDTDYLDALSDEDDL, encoded by the exons ATGTTTGTGTTGCTTTACGTTACAAGCTTTGCCATCTACACAAGCGAACAACCTCTTCAAAGCCAGTTCAAAGGAGAGAATTACTACACCAGATATATCTGTAGCATCCCTGGGTTGCCAGGCCCCGCAGGTCCCCCCGGAGCTAACGGATCCCCAGGGCCACACGGACGCATTGGTCTTCCTGGAAGAGATGGTAGAGATggcaggaagggagaaaaaggtgaaaaagggAGCGCAG gtttaagaggaaaaactgGGCCATTaggaccagctggagagaaagGAGACCAAGGTCAGTCTGGTAAAAAAGGACCTGGAGGACTGGCTGGTGCCAAAGGTGAAGTAGGTCCAGCTGGACCACCTGGACCTAAGGGAGATAAAGGAGACCGAGGAGAGCCAGGTGCACCGGGGGTCTGTAAGTGTGGACAGATCGTGCTGAAATCTGCCTTTTCTGTTGGCATCACCACCAGCTACCCCGAGGAAAGATTACCGATTGTGTTCAATAAAGTCCTCTTCAATGAGGGTGAGCATTACAACCCTTCCACAGGGAAGTTTATTTGTGCCATCCCagggatttattatttttcttatgataTCACTTTGGCAAACAAGCACCTTGCGATCGGGCTGGTTCACAATGGGAAATACCGGATAAAGACATTTGATGCCAACACAGGAAACCACGATGTAGCTTCTGGATCTACGGTGATCTACCTTCAGCCAGAAGACGAAGTATGGCTCGAGATCTTCTATGCTGACCAAAACGGTCTCTTTTCAGATCCAACATGGGCAGACAGCTTGTTTTCTGGATTTCTCTTATATGTCGATACAGATTATCTCGATGCTTTATCAGACGAAGATGACCTCTGA